Proteins encoded within one genomic window of Geotalea daltonii FRC-32:
- a CDS encoding GeoRSP system SPASM domain protein — protein MNFSELKTPIRIYWDLPADAADNDCLSVGEQIIVLKILSLDLTATKATPGAIYLPLLELFSPVQIALSLTIPLATITPALLDQICHYRLRNLYVAIEESADLARVNRHDFRTAGVPVPGISFAVAADNYHQLPEIYSFCANHGLSLVLPMQRLSCGGGYFALDRQQRQKLSDGIKEVVKPDKMQVVIHDPFLWRVFFPTLHFPEGSCQAANTMLSITASGDVYPCPSLPVALGNLKEMTLSSIVHSMAKRSLRENLMKTPKGCDGCLELSGCFGGCRGRGYFAGGSWDEPDPCCR, from the coding sequence ATGAATTTCAGTGAGCTGAAAACTCCCATCAGGATTTACTGGGATTTGCCTGCCGACGCTGCTGATAATGATTGTCTCAGTGTCGGTGAGCAGATCATAGTGCTGAAGATACTCAGTCTCGATCTCACCGCTACGAAGGCCACTCCCGGCGCCATTTACCTGCCATTACTGGAATTATTTTCCCCGGTTCAGATTGCCCTTTCTTTGACCATTCCCCTGGCGACCATTACTCCTGCACTTCTGGATCAGATCTGCCATTACCGCCTTAGAAATCTCTATGTGGCTATTGAAGAATCAGCAGACCTTGCCCGAGTGAATCGCCATGATTTCCGAACTGCCGGCGTACCGGTACCAGGGATCTCTTTTGCCGTTGCAGCTGATAATTACCATCAGCTGCCGGAGATATACTCGTTCTGCGCCAATCATGGTTTATCACTGGTATTGCCCATGCAACGGCTCTCCTGTGGTGGAGGCTATTTTGCCTTGGACAGGCAACAGCGGCAGAAACTCTCCGATGGAATAAAAGAGGTGGTCAAGCCTGACAAAATGCAGGTTGTTATCCACGACCCTTTTTTGTGGCGGGTGTTCTTCCCGACCCTTCATTTTCCGGAAGGGAGTTGCCAGGCAGCCAATACCATGCTTAGCATCACGGCCAGCGGTGATGTTTACCCCTGTCCGTCTCTTCCCGTGGCCTTGGGGAATCTCAAGGAGATGACACTGTCATCAATTGTGCATTCGATGGCAAAAAGAAGCTTGCGGGAGAACTTGATGAAGACGCCCAAAGGGTGCGACGGGTGCTTAGAGCTGTCGGGTTGCTTTGGCGGGTGCCGTGGCAGGGGATATTTTGCCGGCGGTTCCTGGGATGAACCTGATCCCTGTTGCCGTTAA
- a CDS encoding GeoRSP system radical SAM/SPASM protein yields MGEIQLKAPLTINWAVNNNCNFACRHCYSRNDAMKEIDCSMLCQCLEKVATAGVMSVNFGGGEPLLRQDLATIASCAAQSGMRVSMNSNGYLIDRKKALELKEAGFSKVGISIDSHVPAIHDHFRGVSGSHGRAVNALAYLQEAGIKTSISTVICKLNHRDVAPLIDLAEKLHVEQLNFHNFKCSGLGYSNRDDLDLTPEEWQSFYAEAIMEKQRGRKLDISLDDPIIASLGMHDTNNMVKGSVCGKLSLNIKSNGDITPCGFIPIVIGNILADDLRELWKSSSILEKLRNKVATGKCVGCSDYNECLGGCSARALALTGDFNSPDPHCWQP; encoded by the coding sequence ATGGGTGAAATTCAGCTTAAGGCACCGCTTACGATAAACTGGGCTGTCAACAATAACTGCAACTTCGCCTGCCGCCACTGCTATAGCCGCAATGATGCCATGAAAGAAATAGACTGCAGTATGTTATGCCAGTGTCTTGAGAAAGTTGCCACGGCTGGTGTCATGTCGGTCAATTTCGGCGGTGGCGAGCCGCTGCTGCGTCAGGACTTGGCGACGATCGCTTCTTGTGCTGCCCAAAGCGGCATGCGAGTATCCATGAACAGCAATGGTTACCTCATCGACCGCAAGAAAGCCCTGGAATTGAAAGAGGCCGGGTTCAGCAAGGTGGGCATCAGTATCGACAGCCACGTTCCTGCCATCCATGACCATTTCCGTGGTGTGTCCGGCAGCCACGGGCGTGCCGTAAATGCTTTGGCATACTTGCAGGAGGCAGGAATAAAGACTTCCATCTCCACAGTTATCTGCAAGTTGAACCACCGTGACGTTGCTCCGCTCATAGATTTGGCGGAAAAACTCCATGTGGAGCAGCTCAACTTCCACAATTTCAAATGTTCGGGCCTCGGTTATTCCAACAGGGATGATCTGGACCTGACACCTGAGGAATGGCAGTCATTTTACGCAGAGGCGATAATGGAAAAACAGCGGGGGCGTAAGCTGGACATCTCCCTGGATGATCCGATAATCGCCTCATTGGGAATGCATGACACCAACAACATGGTCAAGGGGAGTGTCTGCGGCAAGCTGTCCCTGAACATAAAGTCCAATGGCGACATTACCCCCTGCGGTTTCATACCCATCGTCATCGGCAATATCCTTGCCGACGACCTTCGGGAGCTATGGAAGAGCTCATCGATTCTGGAAAAGCTGCGCAACAAAGTGGCGACAGGTAAATGTGTCGGCTGCAGCGACTACAATGAATGCCTTGGAGGCTGCAGTGCCCGTGCCCTTGCGTTGACCGGCGATTTCAACAGTCCCGATCCCCACTGCTGGCAGCCATGA
- a CDS encoding GeoRSP system PqqD family peptide chaperone, with the protein MKKVFRNPDVMWREEEDSLLEASAGLEKGNDVTEVGTSLLFSDGIMITLNLMGTEIWKICDGRTVEEIIDSLLADFEVERAVLSQDVHSFLQDLEQKGFIFYG; encoded by the coding sequence TTGAAAAAGGTATTTAGAAACCCTGATGTGATGTGGCGCGAGGAAGAGGACTCTCTTTTGGAAGCGAGCGCAGGGCTGGAGAAGGGGAATGACGTGACCGAAGTGGGCACCTCGCTGCTCTTCTCGGACGGCATCATGATTACTCTGAACCTGATGGGCACCGAAATATGGAAGATCTGCGACGGCAGGACCGTCGAGGAGATCATCGATTCCTTACTGGCTGACTTTGAGGTAGAACGAGCAGTACTGTCTCAGGATGTGCATTCGTTTTTGCAGGATCTGGAACAGAAAGGGTTTATCTTCTATGGGTGA